Part of the Desulfobaccales bacterium genome, TTCCCCCTGACGTGGACCGTGTTCACCCCGAGAACCTTGACCTTGAAGATATCTTCAATAGCCTTCCGGATCTCGATCTTGTTGGCCTTAACCGCCACCCGGAAGGTCAGCTTGTTGGCCGCTTCCTTCTGAGCGTGGGTCTTTTCCGTGATGATCGGCCCCTTAA contains:
- a CDS encoding 50S ribosomal protein L23, with translation MKPYHYLIKGPIITEKTHAQKEAANKLTFRVAVKANKIEIRKAIEDIFKVKVLGVNTVHVRGKEKRLGKTSGMRPDSKKAIVTLAPGEKIAGFEGI